A genomic stretch from Ficedula albicollis isolate OC2 chromosome 4A, FicAlb1.5, whole genome shotgun sequence includes:
- the LOC101817210 gene encoding fragile X mental retardation 1 neighbor protein produces the protein MLRFGTCRAWIFMVLFCSIHSLLAAPIHPGSEQSAEAPSKPNMTMKGVFESFLSFFRPMTCRLSSEQLLTTPCTVEGLNMSECSKIHCCPFKIGHEEQCYMPVRDDVQLAIRVILLTGGGFLTLGFLPICCCAFLQRTPCINPLRKISKKVQKIAKERRAFGEKTPDEEIHRHLLD, from the exons ATGCTGCGCTTTGGCACCTGTCGAGCCTGGATCTTCATGGTCCTGTTTTGTAGCATCCATTCAC TTCTTGCAGCACCAATTCATCCTGGTTCAGAACAGAGTGCAGAGGCACCCAGCAAACCTAACATGACAATGAAAGGTGTATTTGAATCTTTCTTAAGCTTCTTCAGACCAATGA cttgCCGCCTCAGCAGTGAGCAACTCTTAACAACTCCTTGTACTGTAGAAGGCCTGAACATGTCTGAATGCTCAAAAATTCACTGCTGTCCTTTCAAAATTGGCCATGAAGAGCAGTGCTACATGCCAGTGAGAGACG ATGTGCAGCTGGCCATTCGAGTGATTTTGCTTACTGGAGGAGGATTTTTGACTTTGGGATTTCTACCAATCTGTTGCTGTGCCTTTTTGCAGAGAAC TCCGTGTATCAATCCTTTACGAAAGATAAGtaaaaaagtacagaaaattgCAAAGGAGAGAAGAGCATTTGGTGAAAAGACTCCTGATGAAGAGATTCATCGCCACTTACTGGACTGA